One genomic segment of Jaculus jaculus isolate mJacJac1 chromosome 2, mJacJac1.mat.Y.cur, whole genome shotgun sequence includes these proteins:
- the Ufsp1 gene encoding inactive Ufm1-specific protease 1, with the protein MSRGRGPRAGERPPKQPRARAAHGACAQRPTRGAAPAKWAARACAASPAGRCGQPGLPSGRRAPGLPRASGGSAGARATLAEHPPSVTAVSLAAMELLKDVHLGLAPPCPSPARLALLSGHYLYYHYGCDGLDDRGWGCGYRTLQTLCSWPEGQSTGVPGLVAVQAALEDMGDKPPGFQGSRSWIGCVEASLCLAYFGGPQGRLCHVPRGAGLRGELERLYSHFAGGGGPVMVGGDADARAKALLGVCEGPDSHAYVLILDPHCWGTPKNPSELQAAQWVGWQEVSTAFDPNSFYNLCLTSRN; encoded by the exons ATGTCTCGG GGGCGGGGGCCGCGGGCTGGAGAACGCCCGCCCAAGCAGCCGCGAGCCCGAGCGGCGCACGGCGCCTGCGCGCAGAGGCCGACCCGAGGGGCGGCTCCCGCCAAGTGGGCAGCCCGCGCCTGCGCAGCGAGCCCGGCGGGGCGTTGTGGGCAGCCCGGGCTCCCGAGCGGAAGGCGCGCGCCGGGCCTGCCGAGAGCGAGTGGAGGAAGCGCAGGAGCCAGAGCCACCTTGGCTGAGCACCCGCCTTCGGTGACCGCCGTGTCGCTGGCCGCCATGGAGCTGCTGAAGGACGTGCACCTGGGCCTGGCCCCGCCGTGCCCCAGCCCTGCTCGCCTGGCCCTCCTCTCGGGCCACTACCTCTACTATCACTACGGCTGCGACGGGCTGGACGACCGAGGGTGGGGCTGCGGCTACCGGACTCTGCAGACGCTGTGCTCGTGGCCAGAAGGCCAGTCCACGGGCGTGCCTGGGCTGGTAGCCGTGCAGGCAGCCCTGGAGGACATGGGCGACAAGCCCCCCGGGTTTCAGGGCTCCCGGAGCTGGATCGGCTGtgtggaggccagcctgtgcctCGCGTACTTCGGAGGGCCCCAGGGTCGTCTATGTCATGTGCCAcgtggagctgggctcaggggCGAGCTGGAGCGCCTGTACTCACACTTCGCAGGGGGCGGGGGCCCTGTGATGGTGGGAGGGGATGCAGATGCTCGGGCCAAGGCCCTGCTGGGAGTCTGTGAGGGGCCAGACTCCCATGCTTACGTCCTGATACTCGACCCTCACTGTTGGGGCACTCCGAAAAACCCTAGTGAACTGCAGGCTGCTCAGTGGGTCGGCTGGCAAGAGGTAAGCACAGCCTTTGACCCCAACTCCTTCTACAACTTGTGCTTGACCAGTCGTAACTGA